A stretch of the Borrelia hermsii DAH genome encodes the following:
- a CDS encoding DUF735 family protein translates to MQIPIHLQDTGVEKFIQNELEYANTMYLELKSLNSNFTSITATRHCSSRFIAIWLSNLFRIFYSESQPLESLVANIDSVLFALRHIGTDESFIRLFKAFLNVDIEVTTPQAGVINIKLLNRIKTNFISFISPSTVKGHKPKRIRLHQTKKGFKTAYKFLTFNFLPKGYSHSIYAFIKNLIPIGRVLKITNNENIEIITFN, encoded by the coding sequence ATGCAAATACCCATCCATCTTCAAGATACTGGGGTTGAAAAGTTCATACAAAATGAATTAGAGTATGCAAATACAATGTACCTAGAACTAAAAAGTCTAAATTCTAATTTCACAAGCATTACTGCTACACGCCACTGCTCATCACGTTTTATTGCCATTTGGTTATCCAATCTATTTAGAATCTTTTACTCTGAAAGCCAACCACTCGAATCACTTGTAGCAAACATTGATAGTGTACTTTTTGCTTTACGTCATATTGGCACTGATGAATCATTTATAAGACTTTTTAAGGCCTTCTTAAATGTCGATATTGAAGTTACTACCCCACAAGCTGGTGTAATTAACATAAAATTATTAAACAGGATAAAAACTAACTTTATTTCCTTTATCTCTCCTAGCACCGTTAAAGGGCATAAACCAAAACGTATTCGATTACATCAAACAAAAAAAGGATTTAAAACGGCATATAAATTTTTAACATTCAATTTCCTTCCTAAAGGATATTCACACTCAATTTATGCATTTATAAAAAATCTCATTCCTATAGGACGTGTCTTAAAAATTACAAATAATGAAAACATAGAAATTATTACTTTTAATTAA
- a CDS encoding DUF685 domain-containing protein has protein sequence MSSEEKLLIDEEEFIQINNLNRVGDIQKTDLMLLDDGSSNCNAITYENFLKKTKDKIFKNEGLEYFKEVIKDTIATELLANENFINQAYNKVLEKLLNNANNGVYNISDKVRDRIIGNISSTTLTKNDKFVIMNYSTLQKSPVPEYLTGIPSGFTTTKRKTTSSYIYPSYFKNQAYVLDMTSEYSNQEVELLFYTSDDDNPIYLDITVALTINASGTKYAKKVALKYTDSSQKSTAYYYGAKNAYVDILCPVLRGWYIQKRGYINGNRVPVLVKL, from the coding sequence ATGTCAAGTGAAGAGAAACTCTTAATTGATGAAGAAGAATTTATCCAAATCAACAACCTAAACAGAGTTGGTGATATTCAAAAAACTGATTTAATGCTACTTGATGATGGAAGTTCTAATTGCAATGCAATTACATATGAAAATTTTCTTAAAAAAACTAAAGACAAAATCTTCAAAAATGAAGGACTTGAGTATTTCAAAGAAGTCATTAAAGATACAATTGCTACTGAACTATTAGCAAATGAAAACTTTATAAATCAAGCTTATAATAAAGTGCTTGAAAAATTACTCAACAATGCCAATAACGGTGTTTATAATATTTCTGATAAAGTAAGAGACAGAATTATAGGAAATATATCATCAACTACATTAACTAAAAATGATAAGTTTGTAATTATGAATTATAGTACGCTACAAAAATCCCCAGTACCTGAATATTTAACAGGAATTCCTTCTGGGTTTACTACAACAAAAAGAAAAACTACAAGTTCATATATTTACCCATCTTATTTTAAGAATCAAGCTTACGTATTAGACATGACATCAGAATATTCAAATCAAGAAGTTGAACTCTTATTTTATACATCTGATGATGATAACCCTATTTATTTAGACATTACTGTTGCTCTCACAATCAATGCGTCTGGTACTAAATATGCAAAAAAAGTAGCACTTAAATACACTGATAGCTCACAAAAGTCAACAGCATATTATTACGGTGCTAAAAATGCTTATGTAGATATTTTATGTCCAGTACTTAGAGGATGGTACATTCAAAAACGTGGATATATAAATGGTAATCGTGTTCCGGTTTTAGTAAAGTTATAA
- a CDS encoding BlyA family holin — translation MNELSINNILDFLLQLININEVKLIIISIFILSLGLIFKPVIKDMLSILLSKIKIHDRDKEKEDL, via the coding sequence TTGAATGAATTAAGTATTAATAACATATTAGATTTTTTACTTCAACTAATTAACATCAATGAAGTGAAGTTAATCATTATTAGTATTTTTATATTAAGTTTGGGTTTGATTTTCAAACCAGTAATCAAAGATATGCTAAGTATCTTATTAAGTAAGATAAAAATACATGACAGAGACAAAGAAAAGGAGGATTTATGA
- a CDS encoding BlyB family putative holin accessory protein encodes MILDRNSLDTALNAIVTLFDTLSNFEDGSFNENAHKTFMLLNDIYTEYQIIYTQNMERLENALTPQIRETLEPIQTKIKKFIEKVNSNPDNMQLPLEISSIEKEVK; translated from the coding sequence ATGATACTTGATCGTAATTCTTTAGATACTGCTTTAAATGCAATCGTAACATTATTTGACACACTATCTAATTTTGAAGATGGGTCGTTTAATGAAAATGCTCATAAAACATTCATGCTACTAAACGACATTTACACAGAATATCAGATTATCTATACACAAAATATGGAAAGGTTAGAGAATGCCTTAACTCCGCAAATAAGAGAAACACTTGAACCTATCCAAACTAAAATCAAAAAATTTATAGAAAAGGTTAATAGCAATCCAGATAATATGCAATTACCATTAGAAATCTCATCAATTGAAAAGGAGGTCAAATGA
- a CDS encoding BlyB family putative holin accessory protein, whose translation MKLSTAKLSVDILNKFTEIIKNNHQGKNTVTYINIFTKVVNYFYSLYEASVYQMEQKEAIKLLSEIEEILRLNIEIIETAGDYDDYSKYISQLRAKRNKLMSTYIKMLKEA comes from the coding sequence ATGAAATTAAGTACTGCTAAATTAAGTGTTGATATCCTAAACAAATTTACAGAAATTATAAAAAATAACCACCAAGGTAAAAACACCGTAACCTACATTAATATTTTCACCAAAGTGGTTAATTATTTTTACTCACTATATGAGGCAAGTGTATATCAAATGGAACAAAAGGAAGCTATCAAACTACTCTCTGAAATTGAAGAAATACTAAGGCTCAACATCGAGATAATAGAAACTGCTGGGGATTATGATGATTATTCAAAATACATTTCTCAACTTAGAGCTAAACGTAATAAGCTCATGAGTACTTACATCAAAATGTTAAAGGAGGCCTAA
- a CDS encoding BBA14 family lipoprotein produces the protein MKKLVNLTFLTLIFSCTSIASLTEEPTFPKTQTLTELSTYEAKLADYVMYLQVFLTRTKKKVNDPKYPKFTYFDSSTLKSEQTIQDLMFNINIFKAYIKITKPIAEAVYKKYSKLQN, from the coding sequence TTGAAAAAACTAGTAAATTTAACTTTCTTAACGCTTATCTTCTCATGTACATCTATTGCTTCTCTAACGGAAGAACCAACATTTCCTAAAACCCAAACCCTCACAGAATTAAGTACTTATGAAGCTAAGCTAGCTGATTATGTTATGTACTTGCAAGTATTCTTAACACGTACAAAAAAGAAAGTTAATGACCCAAAGTATCCTAAGTTTACTTATTTTGATTCTTCTACACTCAAGTCTGAACAGACAATCCAGGATTTAATGTTTAATATCAACATTTTCAAAGCATACATCAAGATAACTAAACCTATTGCTGAAGCGGTTTACAAAAAATATTCAAAATTACAAAATTAA